In the Clavelina lepadiformis chromosome 8, kaClaLepa1.1, whole genome shotgun sequence genome, one interval contains:
- the LOC143469842 gene encoding serine--tRNA ligase, mitochondrial-like — protein sequence MFSSLKSVCSNFQYKLLFSSYLLDKALYCKIFKPTFSTIKRKSEGCLCTSFKFCYNHNALGSSQGYSKQAHSQKDSLQRMKMFLKEYPDIFADINEKFAMPYINLINVLQPMTNDNDFYAPEPTVSALYNFYASGEIHKPAIDMDYISKNKSEVEENMKCRKTEIVNLDDVVGLHERIVQIENQINSLKSKKKADDDGQQCDEKYSKFINMSCPPKDTKQLRILSSIFMWLRKELEKQYLLKALGIPNKTHYETPILEEVVLETVGEKPFFDYPVYDHIIIANRLKIMRQQRMANIAGHRNYFLYGAGSELEQAIVRFIVERLRKESFTFISAPNIMKDAVFEGSGLVSKKMHTMIYNVANYGHGNFCLAGTSEVPLCGFFSSHAISEKELPLKVCSVSTCYRKETGSRLDPKGLFRVHQFMKVEMFGLTANETGEESNDLLQEFVSIQKALYADLDLHFKVVNMPASDLGLPACRKIDIEAWFPGRNKYDEISSASNCTDFQSRRLHILYKTNGQYKFTHTINATAGAVPRLIVALLENGQQPNKEVLLPECLHSYMNGKMKLSKEKCKSLEYIGIDQSKKKQIKLS from the coding sequence atgttttcaaGTTTGAAAAGTGTGTGTAGTAATTTTCAATATAAACTGCTGTTCTCTAGTTACTTGTTGGATAAAGCTTTGtactgcaaaatttttaaaccaactttctcaacaataaaaagaaaatctgAAGGGTGCCTGTGTACATCATTTAAATTCTGCTACAACCACAATGCACTTGGAAGTTCTCAAGGTTATTCCAAACAGGCACATAGTCAGAAAGATTCCCTGCAaagaatgaaaatgtttttgaaggaATATCCTGATATTTTTGCAGAtattaatgaaaaatttgcaatgcCGTATATTAATCTGATAAACGTTTTGCAACCAATGACCAATGATAATGACTTCTATGCGCCTGAGCCTACAGTCAGTGCACTATATAATTTTTATGCAAGTGGAGAGATCCACAAACCAGCTATTGATATGGactatatttcaaaaaataaaagtgaagTTGAAGAAAACATGAAGTGTCGAAAGACCGAAATAGTTAACTTGGATGATGTTGTTGGACTGCACGAGCGCATAGTCCAAATTGAAAACcaaataaattcattgaaatcaaaaaagaaaGCGGATGATGATGGTCAGCAGTGTGATGAgaaatacagtaaatttattaaCATGAGTTGTCCTCCAAAAGATACCAAGCAGTTAAGAATTCTTTCATCAATTTTCATGTGGCTTAGAAAAGAGcttgaaaaacaatatttattgaAAGCTTTAGGTATTCCAAATAAAACTCATTATGAAACACCTATTCTTGAAGAGGTGGTTTTGGAAACTGTTGGAGAGAAGCCCTTTTTCGATTACCCCGTATATGATCATATAATCATAGCTAATAGACTAAAAATAATGAGACAGCAAAGGATGGCAAATATTGCTGGAcatagaaattattttttatatggTGCTGGTTCCGAACTGGAGCAAGCAATAGTGCGATTCATAGTTGAGCGGTTGCGGAAAGAATCGTTTACATTTATTTCCGCACCCAATATTATGAAAGATGCTGTTTTTGAGGGTAGTGGACTTGTTAGTAAAAAAATGCACACAATGATATATAATGTTGCGAATTATGGACATGGTAATTTTTGCCTAGCTGGTACATCTGAAGTACCATTATGTGGGTTTTTTTCTAGCCATGCAATTTCAGAGAAGGAATTGCCTTTAAAAGTGTGCTCAGTCAGTACTTGTTACCGTAAAGAAACTGGTTCGAGGTTGGATCCTAAAGGTTTATTCAGGGTTCACCAGTTTATGAAAGTGGAGATGTTTGGGTTGACTGCAAATGAAACAGGAGAAGAAAGTAATGATTTGTTACAGGAATTTGTTTCTATACAAAAGGCATTGTATGCTGACCTTGATTTGCATTTCAAAGTTGTAAATATGCCAGCTAGTGACTTGGGTTTACCTGCATGTCGAAAAATTGATATTGAAGCATGGTTTCCAGGTAGAAACAAGTATGATGAAATTTCAAGTGCATCAAATTGCACTGATTTCCAGTCTCGTAGATTGCATATTCTGTACAAGACAAATGGTCAGTACAAATTTACTCATACAATAAATGCTACAGCAGGTGCAGTGCCACGTTTGATTGTAGCTTTGTTGGAGAATGGTCAGCAGCCCAACAAAGAAGTTCTGTTACCCGAATGCTTGCATTCTTACATGAATGGAAAAATGAAActttcaaaagaaaagtgtAAATCACTTGAATACATCGGAATTGATCAGTcaaagaaaaagcaaattaaattATCTTGA
- the LOC143469843 gene encoding desumoylating isopeptidase 1-like yields the protein MVLVAKNYCEFVLMCINRHFFSSFYVSKAKTYYLHLMGCPVSLYVYDLSKGLARLCSHGFLGQHIDGVWHTSVVVYGREFFYGSMGIESCPPSGTILGQPDEEVGLGDTEIPFEMFQEYLSQMGNDGFRGEKYSLFEHNCNTFSLEVSQFLTGKSIPSYITELPSVVLGTPLGQIIKDMMESINVTSATNENNTTYN from the exons atggtATTGGTAGCTAAAAATTATTGCGAATTTGTATTAATGTGCATTAATAGACATTTTTTCTCATCATTTTATGTTTCAAAAGCTAAGACATATTATTTGCACTTAATGGGTTGTCCTGTTAGTTTGTATGTATATGACCTTTCAAAGGGATTGGCAAGACTATGTTCCCATGGTTTTTTAG GGCAACATATTGATGGAGTGTG GCATACTTCAGTAGTTGTTTATGGCAGAGAATTCTTTTATGGTAGCATGGGTATAGAAAGCTGCCCTCCA TCTGGAACTATTCTTGGGCAACCTGATGAAGAAGTTGGTTTGGGTGATACCGAAATTCCCTTTGAAATGTTTCAAGAATATCTTTCTCAGATGGGCAATGATGGCTTTCG AGGTGAAAAGTATTCTCTGTTTGAACACAATTGCAATACATTCAGTTTGGAAGTGTCTCAATTCTTAACTGGGAAGAGTATTCCTTCGTACATTACAGAATTGCCTTCTGTTGTATTAGGAAC GCCATTAGGTCAAATTATTAAAGATATGATGGAAAGTATAAATGTAACATCAGCTACAAACGAaaataacacaacatacaactGA